In Xiphophorus hellerii strain 12219 chromosome 8, Xiphophorus_hellerii-4.1, whole genome shotgun sequence, the genomic window aattttgcacaactgcactgtggcacacttgctgtacatatatttacatatacatactgtatttgcattttttgaatctttgcaaggactgctctaagttgcttttatattgacagcatgttatattttattttttattttgtctacaattgctactcagtggtggttgttattgtgtcttgtctctatgctgctgtaactgcgaaataatttccctgctgggatgaataaagtaattctattctattctattctaaactAGTAGGGGTTTCTCTGTATTCTTGTTCTGATCAAACtagatgttggttctccatgtttggtgaGATTAGCAAGGTATAATTAGCATCAACTATTGTCAAAGTTGAAATTTGAGCTAACAGTCTTAAAATACAGCTGACTATTCctgcaagtttttcttttatcttttttatttggaaaactcAGTGTCTTAGCTTTCATTTTCAGCAGTTTCTCACTAAACCAGTATGACGTTTGTCCAGATTGTTTACCCACTGCTATCAAACATTAATCGCTTTGGTAAAACTTAACATCAGTGTTAAAGTATTAAACTTAATGCAAATTTGCTTTGCTGCAATGACACAAAAATGCTGCATGGTCCGATTTCCTAACATTCATCCCAACAAAGAATCATGCTGATGTCTCTTAAGAACAGAAGctgaattttactttttaagcaagtaaaattttaaagaaacattcatGCAGTTTTTAGGCTCCACAATGAAACTCAcagtctttaaatgttttcgTATTTTGTTGCGCTATAGCCACAAACAGTGTATGCTGTTATGTGATGTACTGTATACAGTTCAGGTCAAAATTATTGAGATGAATCGAGTTTTGTCACATGGTTGCCCATTCTTGTGCAAAAACAGATTTAGTTTGACCATGAATAACTAGTAAGAAATCACATACtaagaacaaacacaaacaatttcTCTCCACAATACaataatttattagaaaaatactTCAGCTTCTCGCCAAACTCTTTAACTGGGCTAGTAACGTTCAACTGTCTTtcaaaggagaagaaaaaataaaaacactactttaataaaataagtatttcCTGAAttagaaatcaataaaaatgttgaacaacTGATTCCTGATATTGTGTTAACCAGCCATCACAGTGATGGATTGAATGGAGCTCTTAAACAACAAGGTGGCAGTGAAAAAGTGTGGATGTGATCAGAAGATAAAACTCTCCTTCCATAAATACCCAATCAAATCACAGTTAGGGAAGTATTCACAGTCTTTGCCATGAAGCTCAAAACTGAGCTGTTTCCTTTAACTTAAATGTAGCCCATCTGTGATCAATTCAGTTGATTGGACTTGATTTGAAAAGATACTCACCATTCTATACAATGTCCCACAGCTGacagcaggtcagaggtcaaacaccAAGCGTGAAATATAAGGAATTTGATGCTTGGTAAACCTCAGAGACAGGATTGTCTTGAGGCAGAAATCTTGGGGAGGAtccagaaacatttctgctgctctaAAGGTCCCAATTAGCTCAGGGACCTCCATCATTGGTCAATGGAAGAAGTTTGGAACCAGCAGGACTCGGGTCATCTGAACTGAGTGATCTGGAGAAAAGGGCCTTAATCCTGGATGTGACCAACAACCCAGTGGTCACTCTGCAGAGCTCCAAGGTTCCCCTTTGGAGAGAGGAGAATCTTCCAGAAGGGCAAGCATCTCTGCAGCAATCCACCAATCAGGTCTTGATGGTACAGCGGCCAAAGGAAAGCCACTGCCCATCCTGTTCAAATAGAGGATGGATCTTGTTAAGTAGATTAGTTAACcctattgagattttttttttttttacccctccagggggtcttttgtgggctctaatgtcccttatatgacagtaggctgacaggaaacagggaaggagaggggggaagacatgcggcaaatgtcgtcgggtccgggagtcgaacccgcgacagccgcgtcgaggactaaggcctccaaatatgggtcgcgctaacccctacgccaccacagcacacccacCCTATTGAGATGAAACATCGTTACAATTAAGAAGATGAACAACAAAGtgcattttgtcctttttctttttccaaaggCCAAGACAGCGTTTTGAAGACTGAGAGCAGAGACCAAAGAGTACAAGCAAGCTTCTTGTAGACACACTTTCACTTCCTCTGGATGCCAGAAACATATTCAGAGAGAAGTCATGATGCACCCTGTATGGGTTGTAAAATTCAAACGACTTAGAACAATATTAAgttaatgttttcaaatgaatcCACAGCACAAAAAATGTTCACTCCTTAAAGGTCAAGCTTAAAGTTCATGATTTAGTTTTCCATCCAATGCTCTTCAACTTTGAGCTATTAAACCAAAGCAGAATGAGAGAACCAAATGCCTATTATCTTTGCATAATAGGAAGAGAAAGAGGCATGTGAAGAATTACTGTGTCTATTGTGACAAACATGGACATCGAGATGACCAATATTTAGAGCTTTGTGTGTTGCGGACAgcaggtacagatatgaatacTCTTAACTATTATCAGAACCTCATCAGTGGATTTCAGCTTAACATGTTTTCAAATCTTCTTAGGCATATTGTGAGAGAATCACCAGTGTCAGGAAATGCTACAGAAATGCCTTCATCTGCAGAGGCGACCATGTTGACGCGCCGTAAGCCTACAGATTCACAGAACTAGCTGAGTTTATGTTTAGGCTGAAACTATGAGAAAAGAGAGTCTTCCATGACAATTATGCAACATGTTTGGCTCACCGCCCTCTTCTTCTACAATGCATAGGAGCTCCActtcttcataaataaaaaataataattttctgcGCATTTACATCCATCGACTGACATCATGTCCTGCTTAAAACGGGAGAAAATCAGATTCTCACTTCAACAGAAAGAGGGTCAATTTGAGAAGGGTTGTTCAACCTTTCCTCCAACTATCCCAGTCTCTTTGGCCTTCAACAAGTATAGAATcgtaaaaaaatgaataaccaATAAAAAGAGCAAGGTATAAAATAGTGAATGCAAGGTTGTAAAACTAACTGGCTCAAGTGAACCATCATCAGTCTGTCTACAGGTCAATCTTGTGGCTGTTATGCAAAGTCACGTGACTCATTTGTACCTTCTGTCTCAAGGTAAAGTCCTCCTGGATGCAGAAGTTAAGTCACcatacaaagtcaaatttctccaGTTAAACTTCTACTGCCGCAATTTtagtttacatgttttattttgtattattcatattttttgtgattttgactCTTATTTTAAGAAGCTTAAGTAGGAAGTGGATTGAATCCAGCATGTTCGCTGGGGCACCAGAAAGAAGATGCACGTGGTATGAAAGCATGACGTTAGCAAGTGGCTGTAAAGTCATTTAAGTTTAAAGAATTCATTTAATAACCTCATTTCTACCTCGAAAGAAGGGTCAGCTGGCGAGGtatgtttatatgtatttatatcattTTTTATGTCGTTATTGTACTCATGACACCATCTCACTTAAGTTTATGGTGTATTTTAGTTCGCCGGTGGTGTTGGTGTCAAGTGGAACAAACGTGGAGTTGTAACAAGAGCAACTTTAAAGATTTGCATTTAAGCTGACTTCACACCAGCAGTTCAATGAACTCTTTATTGCCATTAAGAAGAAGAGGTAGAGGTGATATAAACAATCATTGTtgagaatggatggatggattgttATGTAATAAGTTAAGAAACAGTCAGGCATTTTGTTTTGGAGAAGATGAACTACATGTTGATTGATATTCAGTGTTAGTCTGGtcatcttgttttttaaaacgtTTTGTTGAGACTCTGTCAGCCTTTACTGTACAGCACTTAAGACATAAGTGTCTTAAGGTTTCAACAAATGGCTTGAAACCGGGAACTGAAACCAAGGTCAACCGTGTTGAGGATTACAACCTCTGTCCATGGTGTGCACACACTTTTCCAGTTGCCACACAGCAGCCCTCTGGCTAGCTCGTTTAAGAGTTCATGGTGTGCACAGGTGtgaaggaaacagaagaacagaTCAGTAACAAGCAATGTGCCTTTAAGACCAAAAGCCAAACGAACAGGGAGTCAAGCAGTTTTTACATGTATCTGCTCGCAGTGACATTCCTGACACTCTCATGAAACCTGAGCATTGAAATActtctttcttgttttacaCAAGAGCGTGTAACGAGAAGCTCATGAGGGTGAAATGAAGGTTGCTTTAAATCTGGGCCACAGAGATGCAGACAGgtacaaacaagaaaaacacaaggaaaACCTTATACAAGGGTTTTATTAAGTCAGAAGTCTATACACTGGAATGCAATTTAACTTAAATACACTATGAGTTAATACTGCAAATCATCGCATcattcatatttgtaataattcGAATGTAAAGCAAGATTGCAAAAGTGATTAATTGTGTTCGTTTTATGCTCAAAAACACATCAGTGCCGCAGTTTAACATGGACTGAATGAGAAGGAATTTGAAGAGGACGGTATGTCACTTTAACAGGATGGCCTGCTGGACATCGTCATGGGTGAAAAATGAGCAGGCTATCTGTTTGGTACAACATCCCttcatacacattttttttttgaagtcaCATTTACCCTGTGATGCCTTTCTGGATGTCATCATAGGAGAACAGTGAACATGCTATTTCTTCAGTATAAGTTTTCTCTCCACACTCCATCAGACATGCAAACCAGCCATCTTCAATGTAAGTCAGGTCGGAGTAACCACTGGGTCCCTCGTTTATGATCCAAGGATTGCTCCATGCACTTGGATTTGTTGGGGATTTGTTTAGATACACCCCTAAGTCCACTCTTTTGCATTTACTCGTCGGATGGGAGTAAAGCAGCCACGGAGTTCCCCGATTTGAATCATCTTCCTCAGGTTGAGCTGGGAAGGAGACCACACTCCCCTGACAGCCTGAGTTTGTTTCCACAAGCTTAGACGGGGCTAGAACATCCTCACGATCATCAAGGAACGCTTCGACCCGAAAGCCTCCCTGGCTTCGAGCGTTGCAGTACAACATCTTGGTTTGGTCAGTTGACGTCTCAGCTATTTCACATTCAAGTGATGTTTGTTCCAGCATGTTCCCACATTTGAAGTTCTCCACATTGTCACCACAAATAATGAGCGCATGGGGAGGAGGACAACACTTTGTACAACACAAGGAatcacagcaacaaaacaaactagcCAGGCAGCTACGGCAGCTTTTACAACAGCTAGAACAGGAAGGGTAAGCATAAGCAGGGACGATCAGTTTACCAGTCTCGGTCTGAATACCATGGCCCGGTCCGACACCAAATGTTGCCCAATTCTTTATTTCAGGAAGTGTCTCAGTCAGATCAACGGGGTCACTCCAGGTTCCGCCGCCATCCTTGGTTGCGATGTAGTACAGACGGGTCTCGTTGATGCCCCAACATATCTGATGGCTTTCTGAAGTGGTTCCTTTAACCCCGATGAAAAACAGGTAAATggtgtttcttttctttgcgTAGATCGGGCACGGGTTCATAGGGCGGTGTCCACCCAGATCTTTCTTCTTCACGACTTCTTTAGAATCTGACCACTTAAACAGGAACAATTAAAgtaaacatcaacatttaacattttgattgaACTGAtggttttttggtttgtttgtttgtttttt contains:
- the LOC116724273 gene encoding sialidase-3-like, whose amino-acid sequence is MGCSNSTPMETQKEKTTVFLSKEMIFRIPGLIFDHERKTLLAFAEKRKCEKDSSSVALVMKAGNLTKAGNSWAVEWSDSKEVVKKKDLGGHRPMNPCPIYAKKRNTIYLFFIGVKGTTSESHQICWGINETRLYYIATKDGGGTWSDPVDLTETLPEIKNWATFGVGPGHGIQTETGKLIVPAYAYPSCSSCCKSCRSCLASLFCCCDSLCCTKCCPPPHALIICGDNVENFKCGNMLEQTSLECEIAETSTDQTKMLYCNARSQGGFRVEAFLDDREDVLAPSKLVETNSGCQGSVVSFPAQPEEDDSNRGTPWLLYSHPTSKCKRVDLGVYLNKSPTNPSAWSNPWIINEGPSGYSDLTYIEDGWFACLMECGEKTYTEEIACSLFSYDDIQKGITG